The Alnus glutinosa chromosome 10, dhAlnGlut1.1, whole genome shotgun sequence DNA window TAATGTAGGCCAGGTGAACATGTTCACCAACATTAGGAAGTGGTCATTTCCATCGTGGTCAATAATTAGAGTGTGATCTCAAGGCACTTTGAAGTAGTTGAGGATAGTCATGGATGACCACCAACCACTGAAGATAAAACCTAAAACACAATATACTTCACCTTTTTCCTCACGCACAGATCGACCAACACGGATTCCGTGCATGTAATAAGGCACCCGAGCCAGTTCGGGCAGGTGTTTGAAAAATCCGAATAGGGAAGGCCAAGCTATCTGGACACCTATCATAGCTTTATTGCAGTGTAATAGGACTGTCTTCTTATTGCACGAAATCTAAATCTTATAAAGACTACCTGGATATCTCTGAGTGAAAGTGTCCCATATACTTGGTCCTTTACCACCTTCGTTTGCTGCACCTTCATACTGTATGGTGAAAgcaaaaccaaattaaaaaagaaaaaagaagaagttgttATGGGCTTTGAACAATCGATCATTAAAGTTTACGTAAATCCAAAAGCTAGCAAACCTGGTAAGAAGATGATGCTGTGCCAAATATGAATCCCACTGGAAAACTGCTACGATTAACATCATAATTAGGAGTGGCAACGCCACCGGAAGCCACTGAGTCAGCCACCAGCTGGACAATATTGAGGAAGAGAATGAGAGGACCTCTAATCACCATGATTAAGTTATTGCTTTTGATCGATTCTCATGCAAGCTGTCCCCCTTAATCTACCTTAATTTATTATATAGGAGATCGagcatatatattaataatgaaTAAGATTATATTTCAAGTTTTGTTAAATACCCCTAATGCCGTCAAGCTTTGAGAACTCTTTTACACTTTGTTAGGGTACTTTTGGTACTTAAGATTACATTTCATGTATAAGAAACTTGTAAATTCAGCCAGGCACATCATGTAATGGACTATAAAATTAAACCTTAATTTGTTGGCAACCTCTAAAGCATGACGTGGCAGTATTGCCTTTATAACAACCAGTCTCATATTAAGAAGATAATTATTAACATTTATATAATCTTGAGGAAATAAATATGAGCAGCTAGCGGTCCAAAATAATTTGACAAATGAAaagataatttaacatggtattaaaaCCAAATGTCATCAGTTCAAACTTTAACTCTGTCATTTatctttatttcaattaaatattacacgtgttgggcctcacttatCAATTGGTAGTCTGAGTCCACACGTGAGAGTGCATATATTAAGGTATTGATTAAGTCTATTATAAAGAAAGTACCTCTTGATGCCCACCCCACTCCATTTTATGATACATCATGAGGGGCAAACCTTTTGTATGCCTCAAGTGGTACTGTTTAATCCCTTGATTCTTCAAAATTAATGGTAGTGTTGAGTTAGcggaatatgattttttttcaattttaagtgAGAAGCAGACGGTTAAgattttgttgtatttgttgTATTTTACAGTGTACATGATGCcaagtcatttaaaattttaaattatgcaaCAATATATTTACCATGTAAAAtaagtgaaatggagagaaagCATTTCACAgttcaaaatttgttttgttgcatttaataGTGTGCGTGgtatcacatcatttaaaaaatttattggtgTGGCAAGGATGAAAACAAGCATTGCATTACCTTTGAGTTGATTAATAGACAGGAACACGTATTCATACCTAACAATTTTTCACAAAGTGGTGACGAAAGAGAATCACTTTTTTTTGAACAGttctttcaaaaaattcatCTATCTAATTGATGAGTCATAAGATCGACAAGCttatcaaattgaaaacttCTCATTGATTTATTATTTCAACGAGATCGAATCCAAATCACGATGTCATTTTCTTGTTCCTGAATGGGCTTCTTCATATATATGGTAACATATATAATATCTGTAAAATCTAATCTAAACtgtgaaattttaaaataccctagccccaaaaatcaatttttgaaacaaccaatccttttattttaaaatacataAGTGGCCGGCCACTCTAACAAAATACTAGAAAAGGTCAATGCCCTCGGGGGTGGCTGCGATATTATTGGAGCTTTAATTTGTgtatcttctttttattaaagcGAAGAGATATCCGTAGGTACAAGGCCAATAAGTATATATAGTAAGATGAACCATTATTATTGATTAAaccttcttttttgaaaaaagaaaaaaagaaaaaagaaaaaagaaagatgaataGACTAATTAAGATGAGAGGGGCATTTGATCAAGGGAGCTccaattaattgaaaattgaaatttttgttaacTAATAATTCTTAAGCGGCATACAGCACTGAAAACCGCTATGGAGTATTGAAAGAACTCCAAAATAAGATAAGAAATAAACTTAAGCCACTTTGGCGATATTATTGGAGTAAACAATGCCCTTCTTATAGTGGGTTAAGAAACTAGTTAGAACAACAAATTTGTAAAGGACAAACTTAAATAATAGTGGTCAAGAACACTAAAGTTTTTTTGGAAATTACTTGTGGCTTCAACTATAGATGAAAAGGGCAAAGCTATAATCTTGAAAATGGGAAAAGGTGACAAACGATATAAAATAATGCTAATgatcaaaatatatattcaaaaaagaaaaagaaaacatccaatcaatttttttatcgATCAACATGTGGCACCACCTCAATTATCGACAACGAATCAAACCAATCATATTGAACTCCAAAAGGTTAAACGATCGAATTCAAAATAATTAAcattttatgacttttttttggttgtttaatGTTGGTTTAATTCGATCCACCCAACCGTTATTATAAGATATAAATCGacatttgtttgaatttaatgaattcctttataacattttcttttcctttcttttcttttctttttcatcactattattttatatatttgttgCTATTCTTTTATAAGACATTTttgcaacaaaaataattaaattataataaaaaacctGCAGATAGCGTGGGTCATAAGCTagttcaaaataatattagttATTTCATTGAAGTATCAACTGGATCCTGGTATATATGTTGAAGATAAATGATATAAAAGGCATTTGTAACTTGTTTGGTAATTAAAgctttgtatttgtttattttcataaattacTAATGTTTATCCACATTGCACGGATCCATCCATTGCTAATAATGAAAGAATTAACACGATCAATGGAGTGATCCAATTCCAATATAGTATTGTGGACCTTTCTGAGTCTTATATGTTCGACTTTTGATTAGACTgtcttaaattattttcatttagcTCAAAAGTActttaagctaatagaaaatgatgaatttaattatttaattaagattcttataatttcttttatgtgTGAGCTCAGATTTTCTTATAATAAGTAAAATCCAATACATAGAATATTAAAATAGAACGTGAATTATATATGCAGACATGGTTCAAACTCATGACCTTTcttttgataccatattaaataaccactaaccctaaaaacttaagctaatttaattaatatttttacatattGGAAAGAGCTCAAAGACACATATAAACAAGTAAATGAGAGAAGTGTGTAATACAACCATAAGGGAGGGAGCTTTAGTTGTTCATATATACCTTGTACCACTGTACGTAAGTTGcatgctaattaattaagaatgtTTACAATTCTCAAACAACATTGATTACTTCTCTTAAGCTGATCACCATGAAGAGCTAGCTCCCCTTCtgtctctttgtctctctcacacacacgcACGACATCCTAGAAGATGAAAATTCTGGCCTAGGTTTTGATCGAGTCGATTTGCTTTATCTTCTCAGGAATTAATGGCCAAGAGACCATTTGTGGAGTTCTTTCTACAGCTTATCAACTTCATCTTCTCCCTCTGTGGCCTTGGTGTACTGTTTTATGGGCTATATTGTTTGATCAGGTGGAAACATACTTCAATGCATTCTCATGATGCTGACGAAACAAAGTATGTGGTGCCCCATCGACTATTGCTATCAACATCGGAACTGCTGTCTGATAGGCTTCCTACAGCTTGGTAAGTGGATTAAGTTACGATATATAGCTTTTCATTGTATTCCAACtgttgtatttttccttttcgatggttttaattgtatttattaGTTAATGAATCTGTTTACATCTTTAGTTTTTGTGGTttctgttaaatcatcatttattttgAAAGTTTGGCGACTTAACATAATACTAGAATAaatgagcttttgagattagtgatttaacatgcaTGGCACTACAATGGGGGTGATGAGTTCAAATCCTAATCCCACAGTTCACCTCTATTTtggttaaatatttcatgtgttggaCCTTAGTTGTAAGGGAGAGTTTGAGCTACAATCACCATTTCtcatcaacttaagcttttaaaataagtagtgatttaacaatttCCGACACTCAATGACAGAAACGGAAAGAAAAATGGAGGAATGTGAATCTGCAACTTCATACTTATCTCAATTCCATTCATCTCTGGACTTCAAACCTCTCTCAGTCCGTTTTGGGTCCTCCAAATCATATTATCTCCAGTGAAGTGTTAATAATATGATTCATATCTCTCCTAGCTTGTTGACATCAGTAGCAATCACCATTTGGTCCCATTTCATATACAGAAAGCAGCTTGATTTAGAAAATGATTCCACACTGTCCAAATAAATTGAGTGACTAACATCATATATTCTAGTTAGCCACAGCACTCCATCATAAGTGGGACTTAAAAGTACAATTTGTGAGCAAAATATAATCCTTCAATTTTGTGGGTAATATGCATATACACATAaatgcatgtatatatgtatgtatattatGTATAGACAAATATATATCTAAACATTTTGTCTCTAGAAAGACAACCCTTGATGGATGTATTCATGTGCATCATACTGTACGTTATCATGTGCTCTTTtcctgttttgtttttttgggagaaagAAGTTATAGTACTCACTACTACTCACAATGCAAATTTTGCAGGTTTATATACATTCTAATCACAATTGGTGCAGTCCTCTTCATCATTTCCTGTTTTGGATATGTAGGAACTGCATCAAGGAGTCCTTGTTGTTTAATATCTGTATCCTCTCAAGTTACTTCAGCTTTgaattcttttccttctttgtttGTTCATATCTTCTTTGCATACTTCATTCTGCGTTAATGAAGAGACTAAATCCTTAACAACTATTAGTACTCTGTATTCTTGGTGGGACTTGTCCTTGCAGAATTAGGAGTTGCAGCTTTCATGATCTTTGATCACAACTGGAACGAGGTGATGATGATTTTGCACTGCTTTTTGGCTCTccctgtgttttttttttttaactaagaaCATTGGTCACtagtttatctttttcttccGGATTGAATGACAAGTCTGGTTACATAAGTTTTACATAAACATGCAATTCTGAACCAGTTTTCCTTTTCACTGAAGAAGCTTGACTTTAGCATTGCAAAACTATATTTTGACACTATATTTTGACCTTTTAGAGTTCAAAATGTGACATTCAAActcccctaaactaccaaactGTGACAGTTAGCCacactttaaatttttttccatcTTTTTAGATGGGATGTTAGACACTTGCGACTTTTAACCACTTAAACTTTCAAAAATGCTCCCGGGGAAGACCTAGCATTTGAGACTATCATTTTAAGATGTATGCCCAACCCGTTTTAGCAAACTAAAACTCACAATCAATATAATAAATGAGTGTAAAAATTAGTATTACTCAATGAGAAAAAAGGAATTGGACAAAATTAATTCGGGTTTGCAATGTATAATATTAGTCAATCTTAGGAAAAAGAAATCATATCCATAAGAGACGAGAATGCATTCAATCTTGTGGATTGCTTTCATTTGTACATCATGCTTCTAACTGGCAAGTGCCTGTTGTGTAGTTTTCCTATCCCATAGCAAAGGCTAAAGAATTTCAGAAACTCCTGCAGGATATGCCTGCAGATAGAAGTGGAAATTTTCACTCCGTCTACTACTTTTTGAACAAGAACTGGACAATCATGAGATGGATTGCTCTTGTGGTTGTTATTTTACaggtaaatatataataaaataaaataaaaaactaaaaagaaagaaaattctcCAATTCTCAAATTTTTCTAGTTATGTTGAAATCTCTCAGGTTATTGCTCTACTGCTAGCTTTGTATCTACGGTATGTGATCACCCGAGCCAAACATGTCAGCAATGACGATGAGAGCATTGATTATTCTCGTAAATTACGAGCATTTGTTGCGAGGAAGAGTAACTAAGCCAGCAGCACACCCTCAACTAGTGGCAAAGAACAGATTATTAGTTTACTTGTCGCGGCAAATATTATGTGGGAGGCTCGATCAAGGATGTTGGCTAAAGGGAAGTTTAAGAATTTGTCAAAACACTTTAGCTCTTGTTTATAGGTGGAATTTACACCCTTCGTTGTAGCTTTGCTAAGTTTGCGTCTGTTCGCTACTGCTGTATTTGATGCAGTTGTAGTTGTATCAGTGTTGGAGTGTATTGTTACTATATTGCAGTAGTTGTATGCTGCAGAGAATAGTGTAGTTAGTTTAAGTTCTACTGTTGTTCGTAGCAGTTCTTGAGTATCCTTGTTGGAAGTGTTCCAGTTTTCACTGGAGGGTTGTATATTGTTTTGGTTGGTTTATAaagttttaattcatccaaaaatatatatatatatatatatatatgtctacaATATTGTAAAATTAATGTGGAGCGAAGATGTTGATCCCTTGATCCTCATGCTACTGCTCTTAAACTCCTGAGATCTTGAATCTGAGCCAGGGTGGTTTCTATACATAGTacgtgttagaatattaactaataattaaatttatcatttcttaccaacttatatttttgagataaatggcGATTTAACAATAAGAAAGGTTGAGATTTTGACGAGCCACACCCGCTCCTCTTCACACCAaaaggaataataataaaaaaataataaaaaaagaaaggaaggaaagAACATTAGaatgaagtagaagaagaagaaaagatgatCATGGAATcagaatattaaagaaaaactagCATCTGATTTACAATAGAGTACCGTAGCTTCGCAAACAGGAAAATGTTAGATGTAGATAATTCACCAAGGACATAAGAAATTAAATACAAGCAACCCCAAGATGCCAGAAGAATAAAGTTTGACACTCTGAAACATTTAAAAGAACCAATTAATCAAACcctacaacttttttttttcatgagtaACCTTTAAAAGCGAGAGGGCGCACCCAAATaaaagagtatacaagaagaaTACctgaacaaaataataataataataatatcgaGAAAATCATGCAAACCCTACAACAACTACATTCTTACTCATTTTCACCAGCAAAGAAGGAATCAGACTCCAATCAAGAAGACAGGCTATTCAAAACTAATGATGTTAAGGAGCTGTACTCGATCTAGTGCTTCTGTCCTGTGTAGCTTGTGAGCAAAACCCCACTTGAAACGACAAAAAGATTGGGAAATTGGAAAACCAAAGATTGTAGCCTCAACCAAAAAGCACCATTATCATTACAAGAGGTGATGGAGATGCTATCCACGATTGAGAAGCCTCCTTACACTTGATATGAATGAAAGCATGTTCTTCCTACTCAATCGTGCTCAGAAAAAATATAACATCATCTCATGGCATACTTAGAGCAACCAAAGCTCAATGCCAAAGCACAAACTAAAATCATAATCATTAGCACAACTCTTGGCAGATGGCCCTTTTAGACTCGATCCCCATCTTTTAGTTGTTCCTTTAGAAATGCTATAACTATCAATTATTCAAGAATCTCTCCTTCCTCTAATTCCTCTGCTGAGAAAACTCCACGGACACCTGAGAGACCTATTCTTTCTTCTACATCCACTTCCTCGACAAACTCCCCTTCCAAATCAAGGAAATCATCAGGATTACTTTTTGCCATGAGATCTGAGTATGCATCTATTAAGCCCTGATCAAAATCAAACTCCATCATTTCAGAAACTCCTGGTTCATTGGTCTGGGAGCTGGAATGTGAACTGTTGCCTGTTGCCACTCTTGCCAACAAAGGCCTTTCTGATGAGTTATTTGTCGCTTTCTCAGACCTCCTGTTCCAATGGGCGAATTGATGCACTGGACTTGAACTCAAATGCTTCATGAGATCACAAACATGAGGATCTGAAGAATTCTCATCATCTTCTATTTCCTCCTCCTTGAAGGGAACACCTTGTGGGCTTGGATTGCTTACGGAATCTTTAAGCTCTGGTTTATGAGTAACTGGATTGGCATCTTTAACGACTTCAAAATCAAAGCTGTGTGATGGGAGAAATACATATATTACAGGATACTCCAATATCACTATATTGGCTAATTGTTGCTTTATTGGGGCCTTTACGTCCAACTCACGGAAAGGTGACCTGGGACCCTGCAAAACTCAAAAACATCAGTTCACACAGATAACAAATATTTGGAAGACTAATTATGTATGATATGCCAACATTCTTTAGACCAAATGGCATATCCTCCCCCATatctatcaaaataaaaaaacaattgtctGTTATTCTAGCTTGATCTGTGTCTGTTAGGCATTGGTATCACTTCCGCTGTAATACGTAATTATTGAttacttattcaaaaaaaaaaaaattggttatgGTCTGATGTATACTTTGAACAAATTCTGGAGGTTTGAACCTGTGGGTGATTCATCATCTCTATGTATGCATGACATGCCAACAGTCTTTAGACCAAATGGAAAGAAATCACTATAACTAattgacaaaagaaaaacataagcagttatccaaaaatacaaaagacgCCAAAGATGTTTTAAACTTGACATGTAAAAGTGACATTTTGAACTGGTACTATACTGGCAAACTGTTTTCAGGGTTGAAAATTGCTATTTAGATGTCCATGGTAAAGTATTCAACAACACCACcaataaagagaaagagaaaaaccttCGGATATTTACGGATGAAAAACTTGAGACAATCAAGCTGTTCCTCACAGAATTGCCTTAGCTGATGATTCCATGGCCCAGGTTTTAGATGATTCTCAATAATGGGGTTGAGGTTCATATTTTCATTCACTCTGAAACAACATTAAATGTATCAGTTCTCCAACCAATTGACTCacgcatcatttttttttttttttccttttttttttttttttttatatgtcaaCAGGTTTCTGTAAGAAGTAAGAAATACTAAGAAAGAATAGTTCTCCTCAGCATAAGAGTACACAAGACAGCTCACCCATGATCATGTAAAACAACATCTGTTGAGTGAAACCGCCACTCAATGGTCCACGAGATAGATTTCTTCCTGAAATTAtcaataataggaattttacaATCTAATCAGAAAACACCAACCAGCACAATACTAGAATCTCAATTCATCTCCTGTATCAATatgcaaaaaatacaaaagcatAATCACAAACATGCCTATAAGTCAATTAGACATTGCATAACTGAGCAATAAGATACTACATGGAAACCTACCAAAATTTCAGAACACAACCAAAATTTTCATCTAACTATAATTCATCATCCAATAAATCCACCATAAAGAGCTCCAAAATTACTAATCTTAACCTTTGGTCGTATCGAGTTcggtttttctctctttttgacATTCC harbors:
- the LOC133879751 gene encoding uncharacterized protein LOC133879751 isoform X1; protein product: MERQEDPAPTNSSAKDPPLCEECKANPSKYKCPGCSVRSCSLTCVKAHKQRAGCTGKRNQTQFVPLSQFDDNLLVSDYNLLEEVKRVAESAQRVRTKLCGYAHFRLPFHLKSLRSAAGSRRTKLLLLPNGMSKREKNRTRYDQRKKSISWTIEWRFHSTDVVLHDHGVNENMNLNPIIENHLKPGPWNHQLRQFCEEQLDCLKFFIRKYPKGPRSPFRELDVKAPIKQQLANIVILEYPVIYVFLPSHSFDFEVVKDANPVTHKPELKDSVSNPSPQGVPFKEEEIEDDENSSDPHVCDLMKHLSSSPVHQFAHWNRRSEKATNNSSERPLLARVATGNSSHSSSQTNEPGVSEMMEFDFDQGLIDAYSDLMAKSNPDDFLDLEGEFVEEVDVEERIGLSGVRGVFSAEELEEGEILE
- the LOC133880307 gene encoding tobamovirus multiplication protein 2A-like — encoded protein: MAKRPFVEFFLQLINFIFSLCGLGVLFYGLYCLIRWKHTSMHSHDADETKYVVPHRLLLSTSELLSDRLPTAWFIYILITIGAVLFIISCFGYVGTASRSPCCLISYSVFLVGLVLAELGVAAFMIFDHNWNEDMPADRSGNFHSVYYFLNKNWTIMRWIALVVVILQVIALLLALYLRYVITRAKHVSNDDESIDYSRKLRAFVARKSN
- the LOC133879751 gene encoding putative box C/D snoRNA protein SPCC613.07 isoform X2, which translates into the protein MRIDYNLLEEVKRVAESAQRVRTKLCGYAHFRLPFHLKSLRSAAGSRRTKLLLLPNGMSKREKNRTRYDQRKKSISWTIEWRFHSTDVVLHDHGVNENMNLNPIIENHLKPGPWNHQLRQFCEEQLDCLKFFIRKYPKGPRSPFRELDVKAPIKQQLANIVILEYPVIYVFLPSHSFDFEVVKDANPVTHKPELKDSVSNPSPQGVPFKEEEIEDDENSSDPHVCDLMKHLSSSPVHQFAHWNRRSEKATNNSSERPLLARVATGNSSHSSSQTNEPGVSEMMEFDFDQGLIDAYSDLMAKSNPDDFLDLEGEFVEEVDVEERIGLSGVRGVFSAEELEEGEILE